In a single window of the Oscarella lobularis chromosome 4, ooOscLobu1.1, whole genome shotgun sequence genome:
- the LOC136186432 gene encoding uncharacterized protein, giving the protein MLVCLCILWIATNAAAASWSDWTNAYEGALNYSCPNNEAVAGVSSEFSTSHGDRRWKFYCSDVETLAGAGDVSCTLQTASSTPGDDVDFSCPSSAYLGGVVAEFDSTTKDRVWRAYCCSRRRASLVDCDSMPIAPGTRLESAFDLPIPVDATNPRRRVFVGFEGYYDDSKTDRTWRFRHCELKVTCLAPEIPDNGFYVADSYLFNSTVDYACNRSFFMSNGSASRTCLNSGDYDGQEPTCSACTHIGHCADVWCTNETDQYCVLCESNHGFRKGDRAFVNRRTTCDALCSWKSHYCYPGNCTGTIDTCQCSPDFAGPSCLQLNAEPTLLDCRVRLENSNGVQTADAACNSSSSPLPVYTNVLPTDIRLEWDVMYHGPNPPPPRPSYVIDYAVGVAESYTNATIRRASALSVIVDAEIFNCITNSFSDASPVAGPAKCVNEQPLLKTFLHGDRYEMTVASRTGGRVTIRNHDAAAATNETKFYDGASFVGRALFVLDFVAPTHCSTDSPPSCKSGEGDSLKILAPITRRPSVRLRWGGYGDDLADVASYRVDAYRLELRGARMCEIVDSPIDTHSVEHSTSILTHAHEFDLDAPGVYSVVLTTIDGAGNRRLARRFVLYDADSTLRIDVASPIRVTTAENLTREAWQTNLRDPISIRGVGHFYNTRLRVEPWLGPVCDFYRDGGGVDAAYDQPATGGDLPRNGTINADGVVVMEYAIRVDDEAGESAASVAVPTVWTAIDDVALENFTAFVARRDGETARFWFRATDVFGVEAIDSIVLHFDSSPPVVGNFTFAGKGDVADEPLHLYDSSDVLKMVFDFNAKDEESGIEKLTWTIGSYSEGSDVASGRVQIRSSSVCNDDDDDSCYCISIGLCYNVTFRVRPNSLQLKALSLRHDSEYHVAVTAINRAGLALTIDRRFTVDTTPPRAGYVVDGVQGSDDVDFQPSRIYSFAWSGFFDHETGIAFYQYIVDLECAKAETFSIPPVGKVNQTRETWASLATPSGGFYRVTVVAYNRALTMSQTVCSDGVVIDETAPIVEQVYIDDIRVEPGLGRNSQNEVWLVNKNRLRKRVESPSLACLANVPLVHNLPLYPLDSQSPTAESDACTRYPPLIEEFFLNRDGAIAANWSASDPESDLLDYEFGLSSTSNQTAYPDIYPFASTGARPAFVVQHANIRQGERIYVVIRAKNNAALSLTVVVGSIQIDTTPPTFVGDLQVKFDNDSRCLVATWPDDGGFVDPEDDRLRLEIAVKANDETVYNLDFRTVDVVAPASSPCRTSSSCATVCVDELAFLLHDAHVYVVHLRATNRAGLSSFVASNAYAHDDGSPIGKIVVVDLDPSPPRDDCSNPSERIFLLDEDADFQTIGDRISARWFGGGGGGGGDNVTYEFGVGSKRYSDDVVAFKSIGNATRHTELGLALEHNRMYYVIIRASRAGNAVVASSDGVRVFTNVDGWMAGSQIVDGLRSVDRDYQASLTTLEAAWTFPASLDGVATHFAISALKRTGNSTETIRACENVGTRKSATLAGLSLTMGSEYFVEVRPCRPGGCFGAVGSDGVRVLDRPVARRATATYDVLTRRLVVAWAPFDGEDVVCYRYHVGTESGWSNTLSISDCTISLGHQANVTLFAHYRYFVTVIGVNAAGLSDRAFVEVSWKNGDRSLVRSNVANYTLNVYDVDPDRIVASDPTLPWEQREFVDVAYDDLEYVRRTTRLAAAWPRYRRHASYRWSVSTKSSFASCDSDGVVACGATTASDVVVDDLRLELGRRYYVCVRAEAADVARENFVETLESFEACSNGVVVDWKEPELGCVRLGGEEIGDCDDGRTVYQASSSHFSVFWSGFADNETGINYYEYAIGSSVGLGDVANYTSVGSQMSVTLNGLSLRDGQMYYATVRAYDFAGNSIRAISNGVVVDSSPPSLGLITIADNPFASTTHLPSLSDGLTAHWSGINDEESGLAALEWTIGSRPGDADIAGFSAVAVGGTFSAKADKLNDVRQSQLVFASIVAVNRAGLSRLSTSNGCVADRQSPSPGRVLDGDRVAVDSDVDYVQSAERVSAHWTAFDDGETFISEYLWSLGSCLKCADVVPLTSSGLQTEAFLSSLHLVNGRKYFASVVACDGVGLCSEPTSSDGFVVDVSPPVSGVVFDGTRTGNDIAFQSNRNFLSAQWYGFHDPQSSIYRFDWAVGTGGVLDDILPWRVVHLSQTATASLSTPLPLNTNLYSSVRAVNRAGLETISTSNGFRVDVTPPLIRRRPAIDVAWAGSLKVGTQYDRTRLRVDWKFDDAESSIASRHVFVSASHDGATQLPASANNDDADEYVATGLTLEDGHRYAATVTACNAAGLCVVGSSDYALVDSSRPSAGAFAVETESVAELNRDVGSMTWINDDVDTKARLDLAWLGFDDPHSGIDHYYVDVGTGYASADLAKGARVAHAGATTATQRTIVLTSRRLFPNEKIIATIWAVNGVGVRSEYLKRTFVVRRGSASGSGDLELERSVACSVHRCAGHCTCAPLGRRCAPTTTCRPLNATDASRDRSIVVATTETNFTSSQCCLGASWSLVGSGDDIVGFEWSVGVVGKLIVESTWFDVGSEKSAVFLVENERKLSPGVSYVFHVRTWYSADEYAVFRSDAVVVDRPYSPIVTTGRRVKEIRSLTATRHDVDFTNSTSQIVADWKNVFEDDSFSGITRYEIGIGTNRGTSDIYSFSSVGVATTILLSGLSLDSGRKYFTTVRAVNGIGLYSISTSDGITIDVERPRSGLVIDGRGPHDASAQTRVDRFDARWSGFVDLDSYVSRYEWCVATHRIDSSPPDVTNFTDVGLALRGGAAGLDLAHGRTYYAGVVAVDATGLRSDVVWSDGCVVDRTRPRAYECVRRSANLVVNPSFESSPPCGTVDDIVAGWTVNETTTRRQAVEGRTGAHDDCTTLFFVGAVSQSIATTPGVKYRVAMDLDLGGRVDISPGGMSRTFSARERQHGSNDAVSSEENAVLYFTAQSMTSLLTIRTIDERVGTSVDNVVVDFCEMRNSKDDDNATVLHDSPSITIGSRRRNFIGSTPTTIYVNWDIRDAESGIDEYAWAIGTVAGGQQLQPYTSVGQRENAESKRVAVASGASLFVTVVARNRAGLERVVRSRPFALDVTPPVGGVVLDGGRNDVDVDYQRSTIISADWSSFVDDESGIESCQWAIGTSPGANDLQDYVVVRPPLFNASNAGLGLRDGERVYVRVECVNGAGLRSAATSDGVTIVTIAPDSSSATLNAFPAESSSYEYLDGHTSDRSSVRLAWFGFDQPTRLSHYEIMLSGTRLAPPAPITWTNVGRVSGALLVGLALQDTKAYVARVRAVGVAGETSVFVEKRFTVDVIPPIDTGLDLNVTRSRSLLRLDWNGKFVARTTTPLRYELSVGTKSASTDVLQFVETSASDYAFGVPDSSADYYVSLTAVNGAGLHKTIVQHLPGLARIFSHINSGRKISRQRRSMHE; this is encoded by the exons ATGTTGGTGTGTCTCTGCATTCTTTGGATTGCGACGAACGCCGCGGCCGCCTCGTGGAGCGACTGGACGAATGCCTACGAAGGCGCGCTCAACTATTCCTGTCCCAATAACGAAGCCGTGGCCGGCGTATCAAGCGAGTTCAG CACTTCGCACGGCGATCGACGGTGGAAATTCTATTGctccgacgtcgaaacgttgGCCGGCGCGGGCGACGTTTCGTGCACGCTccagacggcgtcgtcgacgccgggcgacgacgtcgacttctcgtGTCCCAGTTCGGCTTACTtgggcggcgtcgtcgccgagttcgactcgacgacgaaggatcGCGTTTGGCGCGCGTATTGCtgctcgcgacgtcgcgcgagttTGGTCGACTGCGATTCGATGCCGATAGCGCCCGGGACGCGACTCGAGAGCGCGTTCGATTTGCCCAttcccgtcgacgcgacgaatcctcgtcgacgtgttTTCGTCGGCTTCGAGGGGTACTACGACGATTCGAAGACGGATCGCACGTGGCGTTTTCGTCATTGCGAACTCAAGG TTACGTGTCTCGCACCCGAGATTCCCGACAACGGGTTCTACGTCGCCGATAGTTATCTGTTCAATTCGACTGTCGATTACGCGTGcaatcgttcgtttttcatGTCGAACGGATCGGCGTCGCGAACCTGTTTGAATTCGGGCGACTACGACGGACAGGAGCCGACTTGTTCGG CTTGCACTCACATTGGACATTGCGCCGACGTTTGGTGCACGAATGAAACGGATCAGTATTGCGTTCTTTGCGAGTCGAATCACGGCTTTCGAAAGGGCGACAGAGCTTTCGTGAACAGACGCACGACTTGCGACG CTCTTTGCTCGTGGAAAAGTCACTATTGCTACCCGGGAAACTGTACGGGAACGATTGACACATGCCAATGCTCGCCAGACTTCGCTGGTCCAAGTTGCTTGCAAT TGAACGCTGAGCCGACGCTATTGGACTGTCGAGTTCGTCTCGAAAACTCAAACGGAGTTCAAACGGCCGACGCGGCGTgcaattcttcgtcgtcgccacttCCCGTCTACACCAACGTTCTTCCGACGGACATTCGTCTCGAATGGGACGTCATGTATCACGGACCgaatccgccgccgccgcgtccgTCCTACGTCATTGACtacgccgtcggcgtcgccgaatcgtACACGAACGCGACAATAAGACGAGCAtcag ctCTTTCCgtgatcgtcgacgccgaaatcTTCAATTGCATCACTAACTCGTTTTCCGACGCGTCGCCCGTCGCCGGTCCGGCGAAATGCGTCAACGAGCAGCCGCTTCTCAAAACGTTCCTTCACGGCGATCGCTACGAAATGACGGTCGCGTCGCGAACGGGCGGACGCGTGACGATTCGCAATcacgacgcggcggcggcgacgaacgaaacgaaattctacgacggcgcgtcgttcgtcggTCGCGCGCTCTTCGTactcgatttcgtcgcgccgacTCACTGTTCGAccgattcgccgccgtcgtgcAAATCCGGCGAAGGCGATTCGTTGAAAATTCTCGCACCGATCACGCGCCGGCCGTCGGTGCGCCTTCGCTGGGGCGGCTACGGCGACgatctcgccgacgtcgcctcgTATCGAGTCGACGCCTATCGGCTCGAGTTGCGCGGCGCGCGCATGTGCGAGATCGTCGACTCGCCGATCGACACGCATTCGGTCGAgcactcgacgtcgattttgacgCATGCGCACGAATTTGATCTCGACGCGCCCGGCGTCTATTCcgtcgtcttgacgacgatcgacggcgcCGGAAATCGGCGACTCGCGCGTCGTTTTGTTCTTTacgacgccgattcgacgctgcgaattgacgtcgcgtcgccgattcgcGTCACGACGGCGGAGAATTTGACTCGCGAAGCGTGGCAGACGAATTTGCGCGATCCTATTTCTATACGCGGTGTTGGGCATTTCTATAACACGCGTCTGCGCGTCGAACCGTGGCTCGGCCCCGTCTGTGATTTTTAtcgtgacggcggcggcgtcgacgccgcgtaTGATCAGCCGGCGACCGGCGGCGATTTGCCGAGGAACGGCACTAtcaacgccgacggcgtcgtcgtaaTGGAATACGCGATACGTGTTGACGACGAGGCGGGCGAATCGGCCGCGTCGGTTGCCGTGCCGACCGTCTGGACGGCGATTGACGACGTGGCGTTGGAGAACTTTACCGCGTTCGTTGcacgacgcgacggcgaaacggcgCGATTCTGGTTCAGAGCGACGGACGTTTTTGGCGTTGAGGCGATCGACTCGATCGTTCTTCatttcgactcgtcgccgcccgTTGTGGGCAATTTCACGTTTGCgggaaaaggcgacgtcgccgacgagccgTTGCACTTGTACGACTCTTCCGACGTATTGAAAATGGTTTTCGATTTCAACGCGAAAGACGAGGAGAGTGGAATTGAAAAGTTGACGTGGACCATTGGGAGTTATTCCGAAGGAAGTGACGTCGCCAGCGGACGAGTTCAAATTCGTTCGTCCAGCGtttgcaacgacgacgacgacgactcgtgCTATTGCATTTCCATCGGACTTTGCTATAACGTCACGTTTCGCGTTCGACCGAATTCGCTTCAGCTCAAAGCACTTTCTCTTCGCCACGATTCCGAGTATCACGTCGCCGTGACGGCGATCAATCGGGCGGGATTGGCTCTCACGATTGATAGACGATTTACCGTTGATACGACGCCGCCTCGAGCGGgctacgtcgtcgacggtgtCCAAGGctccgatgacgtcgattttcaacCGAGTCGAATTTATTCCTTTGCCTGGTCGGGATTTTTTGATCACGAGACTGGCATCGCGTTTTATCAGTACATCGTCGATTTGGAATGTGCGAAGGCAGAGACTTTTAGCATTCCGCCTGTTGGAAAA GTTAATCAAACCCGTGAGACTTGGGCTTCTTTGGCGACTCCGAGCGGTGGTTTTTACCGTGTCACAGTGGTCGCTTATAATCGAGCGTTGACTATGTCGCAAACTGTCTGTTctgacggcgtcgtcattgACGAAACGGCACCGATCGTCGAACAAGTTTACATCGACGACATACGCGTCGAACCGGGATTGGGCAGAAACTCGCAAAACGAG GTATGGCTAGTCAATAAGAATCGACTGAGAAagcgcgtcgaatcgccgtcgttaGCTTGCCTAGCGAATGTCCCGCTCGTTCACAATCTTCCCCTTTACCCGCTCGACTCTCAGTCTCCGACGGCGGAAAGCGACGCCTGCACGCGCTACCCGCCTCTAATCGAGGAATTCTTTTTGAATCGAGACGGCGCAATCGCGGCGAACTGGTCGGCTTCCGACCCGGAAAGCGATCTTCTCGACTACGAATTCGGTCTCAGCAGCACTTCAAACCAAACCGCCTATCCCGACATCTATCCTTTCGCGTCGACCGGAGCCCGACccgccttcgtcgtccaacACGCCAACATTCGACAAGGCGAACGAATCTACGTCGTCATCCGAGCGAAAAACAACGCGGCACTTTCTTTGACCGTTGTCGTCGGCTCGATTCAAATCGACACGACGCCTCCGACATTTGTCGGCGACTTGCAGGTGAAATTCGATAACGATAGCCGCTgtctcgtcgcgacgtgGCCCGACGACGGAGGCTTCGTCGATCCGGAAGacgatcgacttcgactcgaaatcgccgtcaaGGCGAATGACGAAACGGTCTACAATCTCGACTTTCGAACGGTGGATGTCGtcgcgccggcgtcgtcgccgtgtcgcacgtcgtcgtcgtgcgcgacggtttgcgtcgacgagctcgcCTTTCTGCTGCACGACGCGCACGTCTACGTCGTTCACCttcgcgcgacgaatcgcgCGGGactgtcgtcgttcgtcgcgtcgaatgCGTAcgcgcacgacgacggctcGCCTATCGgtaaaatcgtcgtcgtcgatctggATCCTTCTCCGCCGCGCGACGACTGCTCTAATCCGAGCGAGCGAATATTTCtcctcgacgaagacgccgatTTTCAGACAATAGGCGATCGCATTTCGGCTCGATggttcggcggcggcggcggcggcggcggcgacaacgtCACATACGAATTCGGTGTCGGTTCGAAACGGTatagcgacgacgtcgtggcATTCAAGAGCATCGGCAACGCGACTCGTCACACCGAACTAGGCCTCGCATTGGAACACAATCGAATGTACTACGTCATTATACGGGCTTCTAGAGCGGGTAACGCTGTCGTTGCGTCATCGGACGGCGTGCGTGTTTTCACGAACGTGGACGGTTGGATGGCGGGAAGTCAAATTGTAGACGGACTTCGAAGTGTTGACCGCGACTATCAAGCTTCGCTGACGACTCTTGAAGCGGCGTGGACGTTTCCGGCGTcactcgacggcgtcgcgacTCACTTCGCGATATCCGCGCTGAAGCGAACCGGAAACAGCACGGAAACGATACGTGCGTGCGAGAACGTCGGCACGCGCAAGTCGGCGACGCTCGCCGGCCTATCGTTGACGATGGGCTCCGAATATTTCGTCGAGGTGCGTCCGTGTCGACCGGGCGGCTGCTTCGGTGCCGTCGGTTCGGACGGCGTGCGAGTGCTCGATCGTCCCGTCgcacgacgagcgacggcgacgtacgACGTTTTgacgcgtcgtctcgtcgtcgcgtgggcgccgttcgacggcgaagacgtcgtctgcTATCGATATCACGTCGGAACGGAGAGTGGATGGTCCAATACGTTATCCATCAGCGATTGTACAATCTCGTTAGGTCATCAG GCAAATGTTACTCTATTTGCGCACTACCGTTACTTCGTTACCGTGATCGGTGTCAACGCCGCCGGTCTGTCCGATCGCGCTTTCGTCGAGGTGAGCTGGAAGAACGGCGATCGTTCTCTCGTCCGCTCGAACGTCGCTAATTATACCCTGAACgtctacgacgtcgatcccgaTCGCATCGTCGCGTCCGACCCGACGCTTCCGTGGGAACAGCGCGAATTTGTCGATGTCGCCTACGACGATTTGGAGTACGTGCGTCGGACGACTCGGTTGGCCGCCGCGTGGCCCCGCTATCGTCGTCACGCGTCCTATCGTTGGTCCgtgtcgacgaaatcgtcgttcgcgtcgtgCGACTCGGACGGCGTTGTTGCGtgcggcgcgacgacggcgagcgacgtcgtcgtcgacgatcttcgtCTCGAGTTGGGCCGTCGCTACTACGTTTGCGTTCGAGCGGAAGCGGCGGACGTTGCGCGCGAGAACTTTGTCGAGACGTTGGAGAGTTTCGAAGCGTGTTCGAATggcgttgtcgtcgattggAAGGAGCCCGAGTTGGGATGCGTGCGACTTGGCGGGGAAGAGATCGgcgactgcgacgacggccgAACGGTCTACCAAGCGTCGAGTTCTCATTTCAGCGTTTTCTGGTCGGGGTTTGCGGATAACGAAACGGGTATAAATTACTACGAGTACGCCATCG GCTCCTCCGTCGGATTGGGAGATGTTGCAAATTATACGTCTGTCGGCTCGCAGATGAGCGTGACTCTCAATGGACTCTCACTTCGCGACGGACAGATGTATTATGCAACTGTCAGAG CATATGATTTTGCCGGAAATTCGATTCGCGCAAtttcgaacggcgtcgtcgtcgattcgagtcCGCCATCGCTCGGCTTGATTACAATCGCCGACAATCCGTTCGCTTCCACTACTCACCTGCCGTCGCTGTCCGACGGCTTGACGGCGCATTGGAGCGGCATAAACGACGAGGAAAGTGGACTGGCGGCACTGGAATGGACAATCGGGTCGCGTCCCGGTGACGCCGACATAGCGGGGTTCTCGGCGGTGGCAGTCGGCGGCACCTTTTCGGCAAAGGCAGACAAGCTGAACGATGTCCGACAGAGTCAACTCGTTTTCGCATCGATAGTG GCCGTCAATCGTGCCGGGTTATCCCGACTTTCAACGTCGAACGGCTGCGTCGCCGACCGCCAATCGCCCTCACCTGGACGCGTTTTAGATGGCGACAGGGTGGCCGTCGATTCAGACGTCGATTACGTGCAGTCGGCGGAAAGAGTTTCCGCGCATTGGACGGCGTTTGACGACGGAGAGACGTTCATAAGCGAGTACCTGTGGTCGCTCGGTTCGTGTTTGAAGTGCGCGGATGTGGTTCCACTGACAAGCTCAGGACTGCAAACAG AGGCGTTTCTATCGTCGCTGCATCTTGTCAACGGACGGAAATACTTTGCATCGGTTGTCGCGTGCGATGGCGTCGGTTTGTGCAGCgagccgacgtcgtccgacggtttcgtcgtcgacgtttcgccgCCTGTGTcgggcgtcgttttcgacggcACGCGCACCGGCAACGACATCGCCTTTCAATCAAATCG aaattttttGTCCGCTCAATGGTATGGATTTCACGATCCCCAATCGTCGATCTATCGCTTCGATTGGGCCGTCGGCACCGGCGGCGTTTTGGACGATATTCTCCCCTGGCGCGTCGTTCACTTGTCtcaaacggcgacggcatcgCTCTCAACTCCTCTACCTCTCAACACGAATCTCTACTCGTCCGTGAGAGCCGTTAATCGAGCCGGCTTAGAAACGATATCAACGTCTAACggttttcgcgtcgacgtcactccGCCGCTCATACGACGTCGACcggcaatcgacgtcgcgtggGCGGGATCGCTTAAAGTCGGCACCCAGTACGATCGCACTCGCTTGCGAGTTGACtggaaattcgacgacgccgaaagtTCAATCGCGAGTCGGCACGTTTTTGTGTCGGCATCGCACGACGGCGCGACTCAGCTGCCCGCCTCGGCGAACAACGACGATGCTGATGAATACGTTGCGACGGGGCTAACGCTCGAGGACGGTCATCGTTACGcagcgacggtgacggcgtGCAATGCAGCCGGACTATGCGTCGTCGGCTCGTCCGATTAcgcactcgtcgattcgagtcgGCCGTCGGCGGGCGCGTTTGCCGTCGAAACAGAGTCGGTAGCCGAATTGAATCGCGACGTCGGTTCCATGACGTGgatcaacgacgacgtggatACGAAAGCGCGTTTGGATTTAGCGTGGCTCGGATTTGACGATCCGCACTCGGGCATCGATCACTATTACGTCGACGTTGGCACCGGCTACGCGAGCGCCGACCTAGCGAAAGGAGCGCGTGTCGCTCAcgccggcgcgacgacggcgacgcagCGAACGATCGTGCTCACGTCGAGACGACTCTTTCCCAACGAGAAAATCATCGCGACGATATGGGCCGTGAACGGGGTCGGCGTGCGAAGCGAATATCTCAAACgaacgttcgtcgttcgccgCGGAAGCGCGTCGGGATCGGGCGATCTTGAGCTCGAGCGATCGGTCGCCTGTTCCGTACATCGATGTGCCGGTCATTGCACGTGCGCGCCACTCGGTCGCCGCtgcgcgccgacgacgacgtgtcgGCCGCTCAACGCGACCGACGCGagtcgcgatcgatcgatagTCGTTGCGACGACCGAGACGAATTTTACGTCGTCGCAATGTTGCTTGGGTGCGTCGTGGAGCCTCGTCGGCTCcggcgacgacatcgtcggaTTCGAGTGGTctgtcggcgtcgtcggaaaATTGATTGTCGAATCGACGTGGTTCGACGTGGGCTCGGAGAAGAgcgccgtttttctcgtcgaaaacgaacgcAAACTGTCGCCGGGTGTTTCGTACGTTTTTCACGTGCGCACGTGGTATTCCGCCGACGAGTACGCCGTCTTTCGATctgacgccgtcgtcgtcgatcggccCTATTCTCCCATCGTGACTACGGGACGACGCGTGAAGGAAATTCGCTCGCTCACTGCCACtcgtcacgacgtcgacttcacCAACTCAACGTCGCAGATTGTCGCTGATTGGAAAAATGTATTCGAAGACGACTCGTTTTCCGGCATTACGAGATACGAAATTGGAATTGGAACAAATCGAGGAA caAGCGACATCTACTCTTTCTCGTCCGTCGGCGTCGCAACGACGATTCTTCTATCTGGACTTTCCCTCGATTCGGGACGGAAATACTTCACGACCGTTCGTGCCGTCAACGGTATCGGTTTGtattcgatttcgacgtcggacGGCAttacgatcgacgtcgaacggcCGCGATCGGGTCTCGTCATCGACGGGCGCGGACCGCACGACGCCAGCGCGCAGACGCGCGTCGACCGATTCGACGCGCGATGGTCGGGATTCGTCGATCTCGATTCATACGTGAGTCGCTACGAATGGTGCGTCGCGACCCATCGAATCGATTCTTCGCCGCCGGACGTAACGAATTTCACCGACGTCGGACTCGCGTTGAGAGGCGGAGCCGCGGGACTCGATCTCGCTCACGGGCGAACGTATtacgccggcgtcgtcgccgtcgacgcgaccgGTTTGCgatccgacgtcgtctgGTCGGACGgttgcgtcgtcgatcgtacGCGACCGCGAGCGTACGAGTGCGTGCGTCGAAGCGCGAATCTCGTCGTCAATCCGTCGTttgaatcgtcgccgccgtgcgGAAcggtcgacgacatcgtcgccggTTGGACTgtgaacgagacgacgactcgtcggcAAGCGGTCGAGGGACGAACGGGAGCGCACGACGACTGTACGACGCTCTTTTTCGTCGGTGCCGTCTCTCAATCGATTGCGACGACTCCCGGCGTGAAATATCGAGTGGCGATGGATTTGGATTTGGGTGGGCGTGTGGACATTTCGCCGGGGGGGATGAGTCGCACGTTCTCGGCACGCGAAAGACAGCACGGGTCGAATGACGCTGTCTCGTCGGAAGAAAACGCCGTTCTCTACTTCACCGCTCAATCGATGACAAGTCTCCTAACGATTCGcacgatcgacgagcgcgtcGGAACGTCTGTggacaacgtcgtcgtcgatttttgcgAAATGCGAAACTCGAAGGACGATGACAACGCGACTGTTCTCCACGATTCGCCGTCAATAACAATTGGAAGTCGGCGGCGTAATTTCATCGGGTCAACGCCGACGACTATTTATGTCAACTGGGACATCAGAGACGCCGAGAGTGGGATCGACGAGTACGCGTGGGCGATCGGCACGGTGGCCGGTGGACAACAACTTCAACCGTACACGTCGGTCGGACAGCGAGAAAACGCCGAAAGCAAGCGCGTCGCTGTCGCGTCGGGCGCGAGCCTTTTCGTgaccgtcgtcgctcgaaatCGTGCCGGATTGGaacgcgtcgttcgatcgcgGCCTTTCGCTCTTGACGTCACGCCGCCCGTGGGCGGGGTCGTTTTAGACGGCGgcagaaacgacgtcgacgtcgattatcAACGTTCGACGATCATTTCGGCCGATTGGAGTTCTTTCGtggacgacgaaagcggaatCGAATCGTGTCAGTGGGCGATTGGTACGTCGCCGGGCGCAAACGATCTACAGGactacgtcgtcgttcgtccgCCGCTCTTCAACGCGTCCAACGCCGGACTCGGTCTTCGCGACGGAGAGCGCGTCTACGTTCGCGTCGAGTGCGTCAACGGTGCCGGACTGCGAagcgcggcgacgtccgaCGGCGTGACGATAGTCACGATCGCGCCGGACagttcgtcggcgacgctgaACGCGTTTCCagccgaatcgtcgtcgtacgaATATCTCGACGGACACACTTCCGACCGGTCGTCGGTTCGCTTGGCGTGGTTCGGCTTTGATCAGCCGACGCGGCTTTCTCACTACGAAATCATGCTTTCCGGCACGCGCCTGGCGCCACCGGCGCCCATCACGTGGACGAACGTCGGACGCGTGAGCGGCGCGCTTCTCGTCGGTCTCGCGCTGCAGGACACGAAGGCTTACGTCGCTCGCGTACGCGCCGTTGGAGTCGCCGGCGAAAcgagcgtcttcgtcgaaaagcgtTTTACGGTCGACGTCATTCCGCCCATCGACACAG GGCTTGATCTAAATGTGACGCGATCCCGCTCGTTGCTCCGCCTCGATTGGAATGGGAAGTTCGTCGCCCGAACAACGACGCCGCTTCGCTACGAACTATCGGTCGgcacgaaatcggcgagtACGGACGTTTTGCagttcgtcgaaacgtcggcGAGCGACTATGCGTTCGGCGTTCCAGACTCCAGCGCCGACTATTACGTTTCCCTAACGGCCGTAAACGGTGCCGGTTTGCACAAGACAATCGTTCAACATCTTCCGGGTTTGGC acgCATATTTTCGCATATAAACAGCGGACGTAAGATTTCCCGCCAACGCCGAAGCATGCACGAATGA